The following coding sequences lie in one Anguilla anguilla isolate fAngAng1 chromosome 14, fAngAng1.pri, whole genome shotgun sequence genomic window:
- the LOC118212953 gene encoding lysozyme C-like, with the protein MWALVFLLLVAAASAKVFERCELARTLKAAGMDGYRGVSLGDWVCLTRWESAYNTSATNHNKDGSTDFGIFQTNSRWWCNDGVTPSENGCNILCSRLLSPDISDAITCAKREVRDPHGIRAWVAWRKYCEGHDVSPYIAGCGV; encoded by the exons ATGTGGGCTCTGGTGTTTCTCCTGCTCGTGGCCGCCGCCAGCGCCAAAGTGTTTGAGCGGTGCGAGCTGGCGAGGACGCTGAAGGCTGCGGGAATGGACGGCTACCGCGGGGTTTCCCTGGGAGACT GGGTCTGCTTGACCAGGTGGGAGTCAGCCTACAACACGTCCGCCACTAACCACAACAAGGACGGATCGACGGACTTCGGCATTTTCCAGACCAACAGTCGCTGGTGGTGTAACGATGGCGTGACCCCCTCTGAGAACGGCTGTAATATCCTGTGCTCCA GACTGCTGTCCCCTGACATCAGCGATGCGATTACGTGTGCCAAGCGTGAGGTCAGAGATCCCCACGGGATCAGAGCATG GGTGGCATGGCGGAAGTACTGCGAGGGACACGATGTCAGCCCATACATCGCGGGCTGTGGGGTGTGA